GCAGGGAGGCGGTCCGGGGCTTCCTGCACGACGCGCTGCGGCTCAGCGGGCGCGACGACGAGGTCACGGCGGAGTCGGGCGACGAGGCCGCCGCGGTGCTGGACATGGACCCGGACACGTTCGCCGAGCGGCTGGAGATCTTCGCGCACAACCGCCGGCTGGTCTGCCGGTGGCGGCCCACCCCCGGGGACCTCGACGTCGTCTGCGTACGGGCCGCGGAATCCCTCACCTCCGACTGGCGCACCGCGACCACCGGCGACGTCCGCCTCCACGATCTGCCCGGCGACCACTACGGTCTGCTCGGTCACGCCGGCAACGTCGCCGCGATCGAACAGATCATCAGGGACGACCGTGCCGTGCCCGCCCCGGCGGAGCCCGGACGGTCCGCGGAGCCCGGACACCTCGCGGAGGCCGGGGAGCACGACGCGGCGGATCTACACGCGTCATTGGCGAAACTCGTGGACTCCCCGCACTGGCGTGACCTCGTGATCCGCGCTCGCAGGATGCATCCCGACGCCATCGCCGAGGCGTACCGGGAGCTCGGCGGGCGCGGGCTGCTCACTCCCGACTGGCCGCGGGAGTACGGCGGCGGGGGCCTGCCGACGCGGGTCGCCATCCAGCTGTTCGAGGGCTTCTGCGCGACCGGGCTGCCGGACCTCGTCTACGCGCTCACCGTCCAGATCGTCGGCAACTTCGTCCTCAAGTCCGGCTCGGAGCGGCTGAAGCGCGAACTGCTCCCCCGGATCGGCCGGGGCGAGGAGTTCTCCACCGTCCTCTACAGCGAACCGCGCGCCGGCAGCGATCTCGCCGCGCTCCGCACCAGGGCGGAGCGGCGCGGTGACCGTTACGTCCTGAACGGCGTCAAGGTGTTCAGCATCTACAGCGATCTCGCGGGCTCCGCCCTGGTGGCCGCGCGCACCGGGCAGGGCGGGAACAAGTACGACGGCATCACGCTCTTCGTCATCGATCTGGCGGCCGAGGGTGTGAGTGTCGAGCTCGTCGAGACGGTGCAGCGCGAACGGATGTGCCGGGTACGGCTCCGGGACGTCGAGGCCGAGAGCTGGCGCCGGGTCGGCGAGGAGGGCCGCGGCTGGGCCCTGCTGGACGGGGCCCTGGCCATCGAGCGCACCGGCATCGACCACGTCGTACGAGCGGCCCGATGGCTGAACGCGCTGCGTGAGACGGCCGGGCTCCGCCGGGAGCTCGAACGCGTCGAGGGCCGGGTCGAGTGCGCCACCACGCTGGCCCGCGCGGCCACCGAGGTCTTCCTGCGGGCCGACGTCCGGGCGATCGACACCGCCGTCGCCAAGCTGTACACCAGCGAGACGTGCCAGCAGGTCGGGCACGAGGTGCTGCGCCGCTGGAGCACGCTCGGCGCGATGCCCGGCGTCGACGAGCTGGTCCACGAGGAGCTGTTCTCGGCGCTGACCGAGTCGCCGGGCCTCACCCTGTCCGCCGGTACCTCGGAGATGATGCTCTCCACCATCTCGGCGGACCTCAAGGAGGAGTGCTCCGAGCGCTGTCTCGGCATCCTGCACCGCTTCGGCGGCGAGCTGGCCGACACCGTCCTGGAGGTCCTGGAGCCGGTGGGCGCCGCCGTGCGGGTGGAGCCCCTGTTCGCCGCCTCACCGGCCCGGCGCGCGGCGCTGGCGGAAACCCTGTCCGACCTCGGCTTCGACGGGATCGAGCGGCCCGAGGCCGAAGGCGGCCTGGGCCTCGGCCTCACGCTGGGCTGTGCGATCAGCCTGAGCACGGGCTACCTCGGGTACGAGAACGCCTATCAGCCGTGCCGCCTCCGAGGCCCGGGCGGCCCGTCCCACGACGGCTGCGCGGAACCGGCGTGCCGGCTGCGGCACGCGGCCTATGTGCTCGGGCTCGGCATCGGGCTGTTCCGGTGCGCCTGGGAACACGCCTGCGCCCGTGAGCAGTTCGGCCGGACCCTGGTGGACGTCGACGCCCTGATGTTCCCGCTGATCCGCGGCTACGCCGAGCTGAACGCCCTGAGCGTGCGGCTCCGGGAGATCACGGACGACGTGGCGGACGTGGACGAGGCGGCCGTGCGGCGCTTCGAACTCGTGGAGCAGGACGCCATGGTGCGCGTCGTCCGCGGCGCGATGCAGGTGCTGGGCGCCCAGGGCATCACCGAATGGTCGGTCGCCTCGCGTTTCTACATGAAATGCGCGGAGAACATCGGCCTGCTCGACCGCGAGGACACGGTGGCGGACGGATAACCCGGACCGGACCGGAGTTTCGGCAGCCGTGCGCCGCCGATACCCCCCGGCCCCACCGAATCGTACGAATGTTGTTCGAGTGTCGTGCATTTCCCTGCGAAGGAAGTCTTTCGATGCGCATTTCTCTCAAGGGTCCTGAACCCTCGGACATGAGGGGGTCGGACCTCTACGAGGAGTCGCAGTACGCGACACGGAACATGCATTCCGTGTGGCGGGAGCTGCGCAAGAGCGACGGGCTCCGGCCGCAGCTGACCACCGACGGCCAGGAATTCCTCGCGGCCCTGCGCTACGCCGACGTACGCGAGGTCCTGGGCGACCACAAGGCGTTCTCCTCGG
The sequence above is drawn from the Streptomyces sp. NBC_00525 genome and encodes:
- a CDS encoding thioesterase domain-containing protein, whose translation is MQREGERLNAYLRTRSATAGSSSLIELSRSAPSGRVLLFAHPVGGSLLAYQPLVRRLGDHRCLGVEASRRMLADGGPAESVQELARRYVESFGDDCPEIDVVCGWSFGGALTWEIACLLAARGHRPKVVLLDSTWADGEVPEWTRREAVRGFLHDALRLSGRDDEVTAESGDEAAAVLDMDPDTFAERLEIFAHNRRLVCRWRPTPGDLDVVCVRAAESLTSDWRTATTGDVRLHDLPGDHYGLLGHAGNVAAIEQIIRDDRAVPAPAEPGRSAEPGHLAEAGEHDAADLHASLAKLVDSPHWRDLVIRARRMHPDAIAEAYRELGGRGLLTPDWPREYGGGGLPTRVAIQLFEGFCATGLPDLVYALTVQIVGNFVLKSGSERLKRELLPRIGRGEEFSTVLYSEPRAGSDLAALRTRAERRGDRYVLNGVKVFSIYSDLAGSALVAARTGQGGNKYDGITLFVIDLAAEGVSVELVETVQRERMCRVRLRDVEAESWRRVGEEGRGWALLDGALAIERTGIDHVVRAARWLNALRETAGLRRELERVEGRVECATTLARAATEVFLRADVRAIDTAVAKLYTSETCQQVGHEVLRRWSTLGAMPGVDELVHEELFSALTESPGLTLSAGTSEMMLSTISADLKEECSERCLGILHRFGGELADTVLEVLEPVGAAVRVEPLFAASPARRAALAETLSDLGFDGIERPEAEGGLGLGLTLGCAISLSTGYLGYENAYQPCRLRGPGGPSHDGCAEPACRLRHAAYVLGLGIGLFRCAWEHACAREQFGRTLVDVDALMFPLIRGYAELNALSVRLREITDDVADVDEAAVRRFELVEQDAMVRVVRGAMQVLGAQGITEWSVASRFYMKCAENIGLLDREDTVADG